From Scomber japonicus isolate fScoJap1 chromosome 22, fScoJap1.pri, whole genome shotgun sequence, one genomic window encodes:
- the paqr9 gene encoding membrane progesterone receptor epsilon — protein MLLNCGQPLPLLRHTDVPPRVIENFILTGYRFPNYSLKDCLLSAFRPTNETGNFWTHFLPVFIFSYYFVEVFGWEGAPHGDDPFFYPLWNYYIGVFCLLMASSMAHLLNSMSLVVREVCFFVDYGTISSYTVGSSLAYYYYIHPRAGIVEIGGRNDSHMDLNHEPAHSPISSPFAMPEFSVFFETFYIPSACVVAIICVLSCCNTRQRWRQYRYVIRTFVFLLPFLVSSTPVFYRLLTRSPYSPTSSSFAASTSMPSFFYRHCLWLLVSAVFNISKIPERLAPGCFDIWGHSHQWFHCCTFLSILDELHMIKTEVRAMLLSPNLLLPPATLARLPGPTIASTYGVMFLLQTTIISIITWFSWHANCIYGPQRDQLEKEHRNKHLKCH, from the coding sequence ATGCTTCTGAACTGTGGACAGCCGTTGCCTCTATTGAGGCATACAGACGTGCCGCCTCGAGTCATAGAAAACTTTATCCTCACTGGTTACCGCTTCCCAAACTACAGCCTGAAGGATTGCTTACTGTCAGCATTCAGACCTACCAATGAAACTGGAAACTTCTGGACTCACTTCCTGccagttttcattttttcatactATTTTGTGGAGGTGTTTGGTTGGGAAGGTGCGCCACATGGTGACGATCCATTCTTTTATCCACTTTGGAATTATTATATTGGGGTGTTCTGTCTGCTAATGGCTAGCAGCATGGCCCACCTGCTCAACTCAATGTCTCTTGTGGTAAGGGAAGTATGCTTCTTTGTGGATTATGGCACTATCAGCTCCTACACGGTTGGCTCGTCACTGGCGTATTACTACTACATCCACCCTCGTGCAGGAATAGTGGAGATAGGAGGCCGAAATGACTCCCATATGGACCTGAACCATGAACCTGCCCATTCTCCCATATCATCACCCTTTGCAATGCCAGAGTTCAGCGTGTTTTTTGAGACCTTCTACATCCCGAGTGCATGTGTTGTAGCAATCATTTGCGTCTTATCTTGCTGTAATACTCGCCAGAGGTGGAGGCAGTATCGGTATGTCATCCGGACCTTTGTCTTCCTCCTCCCATTCCTTGTCTCATCCACGCCGGTTTTCTACCGCCTCCTCACTAGATCGCCTTattcccccacctcctcctccttcgcTGCTTCCACCTCCATGCCCAGCTTCTTCTATCGTCACTGCCTCTGGTTGCTGGTGTCAGCAGTCTTCAACATCAGCAAGATCCCTGAGCGCTTAGCCCCAGGGTGCTTTGACATCTGGGGGCACAGCCACCAGTGGTTCCACTGCTGCACGTTTTTGTCCATCCTCGATGAACTCCACATGATCAAGACAGAGGTCAGGGCCATGTTGCTCAGCCCGAATCTGCTGCTACCCCCTGCCACCCTCGCCCGCCTACCTGGACCCACCATAGCTTCCACCTACGGGgtaatgttcctcctccagacCACCATCATCTCCATTATTACGTGGTTCTCCTGGCATGCCAACTGTATTTATGGACCACAGAGAGACCAGCTAGAAAAGGAACACCGCAACAAACACCTGAAATGTCACTGA
- the aco1 gene encoding cytoplasmic aconitate hydratase produces MSGTVNNPFQHLVEPLDSKVPNQQFYNLTKLGDPRYDRLPFSIRVLLESAVRNCDEFLVKQSDVESILNWKQTQTQTVEVPFRPARVILQDFTGVPAVVDFAAMRDAVMKLGGDPEKINPVCPADLVIDHSIQVDFNRKSDSLQKNQDLEFDRNKERFQFLKWGSKAFRNMRIIPPGSGIIHQVNLEYLARVVFNFDGYFYPDSLVGTDSHTTMIDGLGVLGWGVGGIEAEAVMLGQPISMVLPEVVGYKLYGAPDKFITSTDIVLTVTKHLRQVGVVGKFVEFFGPGVAQLSIADRATIANMCPEYGATAAFFPVDNVSIQYLEQTGREAEKLAYITKYLKAVSMFRDYNDVSQDPDFTQVVELDLSKVVPCCSGPKRPQDRIPVSSMKEDFETCLGAKQGFKGFQVAPERHSINAPFQYNGKEYTLNHGSVVIAAITSCTNTSNPSVMLGAGLLAKKAIEHGLSVKPYIKTSLSPGSGVVTYYLKESGVMEYLSQLGFEVVGYGCMTCIGNSGPLPEPVVEAITQGDLVAAGVLSGNRNFEGRVHPNTRANYLASPPLVIAYAIAGTVRIDFEKEPIAINSEGKEIFLRDIWPTREEIQAVERQFVIPSMFKEVYEKIEKVNERWNALVAPSDKLYTWDPNSTYIKSPPFFDGLTMQLQPPKSINDAYVLLNFGDSVTTDHISPAGNIARNSSAARYLTSRGLTPRDFNSYGSRRGNDAVMARGTFANIRLFNKFLNKQAPQTIHLPTEAVLDVFDAAERYQQSGVPLLILAGKEYGSGSSRDWAAKGPLLLGIKAVIAESYERIHRSNLVGMGVIPLEYLSGDTADSLGLTGRERYTIVTPEKLTPRMIVDVKLDTGKIFQVRMRFDTDVELAYFHHGGILNYMIRKMSEN; encoded by the exons ATGTCTGGGACTGTGAATAACCCTTTCCAACATCTTGTTGAACCTCTGGACTCCAAGGTCCCAAACCAGCAGTTCTACAATCTTACCAAACTTGGAGATCCCAGATATG ACCGTCTGCCGTTCTCCATCCGGGTCCTCCTGGAGTCTGCTGTCAGGAACTGCGACGAGTTCCTGGTGAAGCAATCGGATGTGGAAAGCATCCTCAACTGGAAGCAGACCCAGACTCAGACTGTGGAGGTGCCGTTCAGGCCGGCTCGTGTCATCCTCCAGGACTTCAC TGGTGTCCCTGCTGTGGTGGACTTTGCAGCCATGCGTGATGCTGTGATGAAACTAGGCGGCGACCCCGAGAAGATTAACCCTGTTTGCCCAGCGGACCTCGTCATCGATCATTCCATCCAGGTGgactttaacaggaa GTCTGACAGCCTTCAGAAAAACCAGGACCTGGAGTTTGACCGCAACAAAGAAAGATTTCAGTTCTTAAAG TGGGGCTCTAAAGCTTTCAGGAACATGCGCATCATTCCTCCCGGTTCAGGAATCATTCACCAGGTCAACCTGGAGTATCTGGCCCGGGTGGTGTTTAACTTCGACGGTTACTTCTACCCCGACAGCCTGGTGGGAACAGACTCCCACACCACCATGATTGATGGCCTGGGTGTTCTAGGCTGGG GTGTGGGCGGAATAGAAGCGGAGGCCGTGATGCTGGGTCAGCCAATCAGCATGGTTCTACCTGAGGTGGTTGGATACAAGCTGTACGGAGCTCCAGACAAATTCATAACCTCCACAGACATCGTTCTCACTGTTACAAAG CACCTCCGTCAGGTGGGTGTAGTGGGGAAGTTCGTGGAGTTTTTCGGCCCGGGCGTGGCTCAGCTGTCCATCGCTGACAGAGCCACCATCGCCAACATGTGTCCAGAGTACGGAGCCACGGCAGCTTTCTTCCCTGTGGACAACGTCAGCATTCAGTACCTCGAGCAGACCG GGCGAGAAGCAGAGAAGCTGGCCTACATTACAAAGTACCTGAAGGCAGTGTCCATGTTCAGAGACTACAATGATGTCTCTCAGGATCCAGATTTCACTCAG gttgTAGAGCTGGATCTCAGTAAAGTGGTTCCATGCTGCAGTGGCCCCAAAAGACCTCAGGATAGAATTCCTGTTTCCAGCATGAAAGAAGACTTTGAAACATGCCTAGGAGCAAAG CAAGGCTTCAAGGGTTTCCAAGTGGCCCCTGAGCGTCACAGCATCAATGCCCCCTTCCAGTACAACGGTAAAGAGTACACATTGAACCACGGCTCGGTGGTCATCGCCGCCATCACCAGCTGCACCAACACCAGCAACCCATCTGTCATGCTAGGAGCCG GTCTCCTCGCTAAAAAGGCAATAGAGCACGGCTTGAGCGTGAAGCCTTACATAAAGACAAGCCTGTCGCCCGGCAGTGGAGTGGTCACATATTACCTGAAGGAGAGTGGCGTGATGGAATACCTCTCTCAGCTGGG CTTTGAGGTTGTTGGCTATGGTTGCATGACGTGTATAGGCAACAGTGGGCCGCTCCCAGAGCCAGTGGTGGAGGCCATAACTCAG ggAGATCTAGTTGCTGCAGGAGTTCTGTCAGGAAACAGAAACTTCGAGGGGCGAGTTCACCCAAACACCAGAGCCAACTACCTAGCTTCTCCTCCGCTTGTCATCGCCTACGCAATAGCCGGCACTGTGAGGATCGACTTTGAGAAAGAACCCATTG CTATTAATTCTGAAGGCAAAGAGATTTTCCTGAGGGATATCTGGCCCACGCGGGAGGAGATCCAAGCTGTGGAGAGACAGTTTGTCATTCCCTCAATGTTCAAAGAAGTCTATGAAAAGATTGAG AAAGTGAACGAACGCTGGAACGCTCTGGTCGCCCCCTCTGATAAGCTGTACACCTGGGACCCCAACTCAACTTACATCAAGTCACCACCATTCTTTGATGGTTTg ACTATGCAGCTGCAGCCTCCCAAGTCCATAAATGATGCTTACGTCCTGCTGAACTTTGGCGACTCAGTTACCACAGACCACATTTCTCCTGCTGGGAACATCGCTCGAAACAGCTCTGCAGCACGCTACCTGACAAGTAGAGG TTTGACCCCACGTGACTTCAACTCTTACGGCTCCCGTCGAGGTAACGATGCCGTGATGGCCAGAGGGACGTTCGCCAACATCCGCCTCTTTAACAAATTCCTCAACAAGCAGGCGCCGCAAACCATCCACCTGCCAACTGAAGCAGTG CTGGATGTGTTCGACGCTGCAGAAAGATACCAGCAGTCCGGAGTGCCTCTGCTGATTCTGGCAGGGAAGGAGTACGGCTCAGGCAGCTCCAGAGACTGGGCGGCGAAGGGTCCTTTGTTACTG ggTATAAAAGCAGTTATAGCTGAGAGCTACGAGCGGATCCACCGCAGTAATCTGGTGGGGATGGGAGTGATCCCTCTGGAGTATCTGTCAGgagacaccgctgacagtttgGGACTGACCGGCAGGGAGCGCTACACCATCGTCACCCCCGAGAAGCTAACGCCCCGCATGATAGTTGACGTTAAG CTGGACACAGGAAAAATATTCCAAGTGCGGATGAGATTCGACACTGATGTGGAACTGGCGTATTTCCACCACGGAGGCATCCTCAACTACATGATCCGCAAGATGTCCGAAAACTAA